The following are encoded in a window of Streptomyces griseiscabiei genomic DNA:
- a CDS encoding dihydrolipoyl dehydrogenase family protein has product MTDTEHTEDTAQATTTEYDVVVLGAGPVGENVADRTRAAGLSTAIVESELVGGECSYWACMPSKALLRPAIARADARRVPGLRHLVEGPLDAAAVLAHRDYETGHWKDDGQIGWLDSIGADLYRGHGRLAGARRVVVDAPDGGRRTLTARHAVVVSTGSRALLPDLPGLDRVEPWTSREATSAQAVPGRLLVVGGGVVAVEMATAWRSLGSEVTLLVRGKGLLPRMEPFAGELVAEALVEAGVDVRTGTSVTAVSRENGTVVALTDTGDRLEADEILFATGRAPRTDDIGLDTVGLESGSWLSVDDSLRVTGSDWLYGVGDVNHRALLTHQGKYQARIAGAAIAARAAGVPILESDPWGTHAATADHAAVPQVVFTDPEAAAVGLSLAEAEQAGHRVRAVDVEFSSVAGAGLYADGYRGRARMIVDLDREILLGVTFVGPAVGELIHSATVAVAGEVPIGRLWHAVPSYPTISEIWLRLLEAYRG; this is encoded by the coding sequence ATGACGGATACGGAACACACCGAAGACACGGCGCAGGCCACAACGACCGAGTACGACGTGGTGGTGCTCGGTGCCGGACCCGTGGGGGAGAACGTCGCCGACCGCACCCGCGCGGCCGGACTGTCCACCGCGATCGTGGAGAGCGAGCTGGTCGGCGGCGAGTGCTCGTACTGGGCGTGCATGCCCAGCAAGGCCCTGCTGCGCCCCGCGATCGCCCGCGCCGACGCCCGGCGCGTGCCCGGCCTGCGCCACCTCGTCGAGGGCCCGCTCGACGCCGCCGCGGTCCTCGCGCACCGCGACTACGAGACCGGCCACTGGAAGGACGACGGTCAGATCGGCTGGCTGGACAGCATCGGGGCGGACCTGTACCGCGGCCACGGCCGCCTCGCCGGGGCGCGCCGGGTGGTCGTGGACGCCCCCGACGGCGGACGCCGCACCCTCACCGCCCGGCACGCGGTGGTGGTCTCCACCGGCAGCCGCGCCCTCCTGCCCGACCTGCCGGGGCTCGACCGGGTCGAGCCGTGGACCAGCCGCGAGGCCACCAGCGCCCAGGCCGTCCCCGGCCGGCTGCTCGTCGTCGGCGGCGGTGTCGTCGCCGTCGAGATGGCCACCGCCTGGCGGTCCCTCGGCTCCGAGGTCACCCTCCTCGTCCGCGGCAAGGGCCTGCTGCCCCGCATGGAGCCCTTCGCGGGCGAACTGGTCGCCGAGGCGCTCGTCGAGGCGGGCGTGGACGTCCGCACCGGTACGTCCGTGACGGCCGTCTCCCGGGAGAACGGGACCGTGGTGGCCCTCACCGACACCGGCGACCGGCTGGAGGCCGACGAGATCCTCTTCGCCACCGGCCGCGCCCCGCGCACCGACGACATCGGCCTCGACACCGTGGGCCTGGAATCAGGGTCCTGGCTGTCCGTGGACGACAGCCTCCGGGTGACCGGGAGCGATTGGCTGTACGGGGTCGGGGACGTCAACCACCGGGCGCTCCTCACCCACCAGGGCAAGTACCAGGCCCGGATCGCCGGGGCCGCCATCGCCGCCCGCGCGGCCGGTGTCCCGATCCTGGAGAGCGACCCCTGGGGCACGCACGCGGCCACCGCCGACCACGCCGCCGTCCCCCAGGTCGTCTTCACCGACCCCGAGGCCGCCGCCGTCGGCCTCTCCCTCGCCGAGGCCGAACAGGCAGGTCACCGCGTCCGCGCGGTCGACGTGGAGTTCTCCTCCGTGGCCGGCGCGGGCCTGTACGCCGACGGCTACCGGGGCCGCGCCCGCATGATCGTCGACCTGGACCGCGAGATCCTCCTCGGCGTCACCTTCGTCGGCCCCGCCGTCGGCGAGCTGATCCACTCCGCCACCGTCGCCGTCGCCGGAGAGGTCCCGATCGGCCGCCTCTGGCACGCTGTGCCCTCCTACCCGACGATCAGCGAGATCTGGCTGCGGCTGCTGGAGGCGTACCGGGGCTGA